In Gasterosteus aculeatus chromosome 15, fGasAcu3.hap1.1, whole genome shotgun sequence, a single genomic region encodes these proteins:
- the wdr89 gene encoding WD repeat-containing protein 89 — protein sequence MGGLEVKLKGLSIARWCRLTSPTYLLDVALQPAGLLAVSCSDFTVRLHSRDTLDLVGEYQGHRGPLCGVVFSHASPDFLYSASADGTVRGWDVRRPGTAAAQVFKGDPAHAYSGFDLSCSDTLLCAGTEQVDREDSYLVFWDVRKPGGGLLGAYSESHSDDITQVRFHPREKDRLASGSLDGLVNVFDLSRGTEEDALLATCNSDSSAGSICWAGAAYTQLLCLSANERLHLWDLGRLDTEEPLNVFGAADGRDLPQLAGGGAVDYLVGAQWLEEAQKLLVVGGANDGDVHLMECSGGGLHLLKTLERGHASIVRCFLWDAAKEALVTGGEDALLLLWKQQEAELMAGKRQSRKSESASRFKSRAHNNYSYHRGNK from the coding sequence ATGGGGGGCTTGGAGGTGAAGCTCAAGGGTCTGTCCATCGCCCGGTGGTGCCGCCTGACGAGCCCCACCTACCTGCTGGACGTGGCCCTGCAGCCGGCCGGCCTGCTGGCCGTGTCCTGCTCCGACTTCACCGTCCGCCTCCACAGCAGGGACACTCTGGACCTGGTGGGCGAGTACCAGGGCCACCGCGGCCCGCTTTGTGGGGTCGTGTTCTCCCACGCCTCCCCTGACTTCCTCTACTCGGCCTCCGCCGACGGGACGGTCCGGGGGTGGGACGTCCGCCGCCCCGGGACGGCGGCGGCCCAGGTGTTCAAAGGCGACCCGGCGCACGCCTACAGCGGCTTCGACCTGAGCTGCAGCGACACGCTGCTCTGCGCCGGCACCGAGCAGGTGGACAGGGAGGACAGCTACCTGGTCTTCTGGGACGTCAGGAAACCCGGCGGCGGGCTCCTCGGGGCGTACTCCGAGTCCCACAGTGATGACATCACTCAGGTGCGCTTCCACCCGCGGGAGAAGGACCGCCTGGCGTCCGGCTCCTTGGACGGCCTGGTGAACGTGTTCGACCTGAGCCGGGGGACGGAGGAGGACGCGCTGCTCGCCACCTGCAACAGCGACTCGTCCGCCGGCTCGATCTGCTGGGCGGGGGCCGCCTACACCCAGCTACTGTGCCTCAGCGCCAACGAGAGGCTGCACCTGTGGGACCTGGGCCGGCTGGACACGGAGGAGCCCCTCAACGTGTTCGGCGCCGCCGACGGCCGCGACCTGCCGCAGCTGGCCGGGGGCGGGGCCGTGGATTACCTCGTGGGGGcccagtggctggaggaggcccAGAAGCTGCTGGTGGTCGGGGGGGCGAACGACGGCGACGTCCACCTGATGGAGTGCAGCGGCGGCGGGCTTCATCTGCTGAAGACCCTGGAGCGCGGCCACGCCTCCATCGTGCGCTGCTTCCTGTGGGACGCGGCGAAGGAGGCCCTCGTCACGGGGGGGGAggacgctctgctgctgctgtggaaacAACAGGAGGCCGAGCTCATGGCGGGAAAACGGCAGTCCAGGAAGAGCGAGAGCGCTTCGAGGTTTAAATCCAGAGCGCATAATAACTACAGCTACCACAGGGGAAATAAGTAG